One genomic region from Streptomyces sp. Li-HN-5-11 encodes:
- a CDS encoding HAD-IA family hydrolase, giving the protein MQHLVLFDLDNTLVDRREALTGWAAEFTVRHGLGDEEQAHILDMVTERAYPSTFDAICTQYRLATSAEELWVAYCADIAASVSCEAAVLEGLDELRAAGWRVGVATNGAVDIQRAKLRATGISQRVDGVFVSEEADVRKPHTRHFALAAARCGTVLGDGGWMVGDNLVNDIGGGRSAGLSTVWIRNGCSWTSDDPGPDHTVSDARAAIDLLLLHFADHTRTTA; this is encoded by the coding sequence ATGCAGCACCTGGTTCTCTTCGACCTCGACAACACCCTCGTGGACCGACGGGAAGCGCTCACCGGCTGGGCCGCCGAGTTCACCGTCCGGCACGGCCTCGGGGACGAGGAACAGGCGCACATCCTGGACATGGTGACCGAACGGGCCTATCCGTCTACCTTTGACGCGATCTGCACCCAGTACCGGCTGGCCACGTCGGCTGAGGAGTTGTGGGTGGCGTACTGCGCCGACATCGCGGCCTCGGTGTCGTGTGAGGCCGCGGTCCTCGAGGGCTTGGACGAACTGCGTGCGGCCGGCTGGCGAGTGGGGGTGGCGACCAACGGCGCCGTGGACATCCAGCGCGCCAAGCTGCGGGCCACCGGCATCTCCCAGCGTGTCGACGGCGTCTTCGTCTCCGAGGAGGCCGATGTGCGCAAACCGCACACCCGGCACTTCGCGCTGGCAGCTGCCCGCTGCGGCACCGTGCTGGGAGACGGCGGCTGGATGGTCGGCGACAATCTCGTCAACGACATCGGCGGCGGACGCTCAGCGGGGCTGAGCACCGTCTGGATCAGGAACGGCTGTTCCTGGACATCGGACGATCCTGGGCCGGACCACACGGTGTCGGACGCACGTGCCGCCATCGACCTGCTGCTTCTGCACTTCGCCGACCATACGAGGACCACGGCATGA
- a CDS encoding DUF1932 domain-containing protein has protein sequence MTDTIGLLHPGSMGSAFGAQLRSRDHVVLWCPDGRSDTTRRRADQAGLEPEALPELISRSDVLLSLCPPAAAGETAAHVAELGMAGSGMIYVEANAISPSRVQHIADHLAPMTVIDAAVVGSPPVGGKYPTLYLSGPRNQADRIAELFAGTDVRPHILGDSIGKASALKLAYSSYQKVSRVLAAVAYGAAESYGVADELMEIAAKRSRSYLVETDYIPKAAARAWRWGPELADAADLLAEAGLPDSLMHAAAATLARWDGNKDERLDIAQALAALRGERDLDQPS, from the coding sequence ATGACGGACACGATCGGGCTGCTGCATCCCGGGAGTATGGGATCCGCCTTCGGCGCCCAGCTGCGCTCCCGCGACCACGTCGTGCTGTGGTGCCCTGACGGACGCAGCGACACGACCCGCCGCCGGGCTGACCAGGCGGGCCTCGAACCTGAGGCACTGCCCGAGCTCATCTCCCGGTCCGATGTGCTGCTCTCCCTGTGCCCTCCCGCCGCAGCGGGGGAGACTGCCGCCCACGTAGCCGAACTCGGTATGGCCGGCTCGGGCATGATCTATGTCGAGGCGAACGCCATCTCGCCATCGCGCGTGCAACACATCGCCGACCACCTGGCCCCGATGACGGTCATCGATGCCGCCGTGGTTGGATCGCCTCCGGTGGGCGGAAAGTACCCGACGCTCTATCTATCTGGCCCCAGAAATCAGGCCGATCGGATCGCCGAACTCTTCGCCGGCACCGATGTGCGCCCCCACATCCTGGGCGACAGCATCGGCAAAGCTTCCGCACTCAAGCTCGCGTACTCCAGCTACCAGAAGGTCTCCCGCGTGCTGGCCGCCGTGGCATACGGGGCAGCCGAATCGTACGGTGTCGCTGACGAGCTTATGGAGATCGCGGCCAAGCGCTCCCGTAGCTACCTTGTGGAGACCGACTACATCCCCAAGGCCGCTGCCCGCGCCTGGCGTTGGGGTCCAGAGCTTGCGGATGCAGCGGATCTGCTCGCCGAGGCCGGTCTGCCGGACTCCCTCATGCACGCCGCCGCCGCGACGCTCGCACGGTGGGACGGCAACAAAGACGAGCGACTGGATATCGCCCAGGCACTGGCAGCCCTGCGCGGTGAGCGAGACCTGGACCAGCCGAGTTGA
- a CDS encoding phosphotransferase-like protein — MRQGILLYGPPAVGKDTITTALTELDARYVPFTRLKIGTGKTTGYRMGTSEQLADLEARGDVIYRNHRYGNIYVVDRPGLEQAMQGGRMPVVHLGQMAGMEQVSTLFPAHWVRVLLWCSKETTALRSPQRGDTDTAARLAAWDATEADLAAHPQARWELRVDTEMTAPREAARKIDDMVRTTSHRA; from the coding sequence GTGAGGCAGGGCATTCTGCTGTATGGGCCGCCGGCAGTCGGCAAGGACACGATCACGACGGCGCTCACCGAGCTCGACGCGCGGTACGTGCCGTTCACCCGCCTGAAGATCGGGACCGGGAAGACCACGGGCTACCGGATGGGCACATCGGAGCAGCTGGCCGACCTGGAGGCACGAGGCGACGTCATCTACCGCAACCACCGGTACGGCAACATCTACGTCGTCGACCGGCCCGGCCTCGAACAGGCCATGCAGGGCGGCAGGATGCCCGTAGTCCACCTCGGTCAGATGGCGGGGATGGAGCAGGTGAGCACCCTCTTCCCGGCGCACTGGGTAAGGGTTCTGCTGTGGTGCTCAAAGGAGACCACCGCCCTTCGCTCGCCACAGCGGGGTGACACCGACACGGCGGCTCGGCTGGCCGCGTGGGACGCCACCGAGGCCGATCTTGCGGCCCATCCGCAGGCTCGCTGGGAGCTGCGCGTGGACACGGAGATGACGGCACCCCGTGAAGCAGCGAGAAAAATCGACGACATGGTCCGAACCACATCACATCGCGCCTGA
- a CDS encoding AAA family ATPase: protein MTRDGQAVGAVGKSRQGWRPDKLRQQREAHGLTLEGAGEQLRELARAAGLAVPAANFQTLWQHEQGEVYPGPHYRRAYCLLYRATEPELGFRNALPDEARKLEFTASSEPHNGAHVLAVERALLQLAPGTEDTDGQGVQQRILDAWKRRHTGGDPNKPTLMMVGGYAGSGKSEFARFISQLTGWPVLDKDPITRPLVERLLVEMGSEPNDRHTDLYREKVRPLEYQCLLETAYANVDCLISTVLSAPFIAEATDPRWMRRLINRCEARGVTVVVVWIQCDLDTMHEYISFRSAARDSWKLQNWDAYAAGIDLELRPVVTHLVVDNRLGAAISLTDQVRQVFGTVFQ from the coding sequence ATGACGAGGGATGGGCAGGCGGTAGGCGCGGTGGGTAAGAGTCGCCAGGGGTGGCGTCCGGACAAGTTGAGACAACAGCGCGAAGCCCACGGCCTGACGCTCGAAGGCGCGGGCGAGCAACTGCGTGAGCTGGCCCGGGCCGCGGGGCTCGCGGTGCCAGCCGCCAATTTCCAGACTTTGTGGCAGCACGAGCAGGGCGAGGTCTATCCCGGACCGCACTACCGTCGCGCGTACTGCCTGCTGTACCGCGCGACCGAGCCTGAGCTCGGATTTCGCAACGCTCTGCCCGACGAGGCCAGGAAGCTCGAGTTCACCGCGTCGAGCGAACCACACAATGGCGCCCACGTGCTGGCTGTAGAGCGCGCCTTGCTCCAGCTCGCGCCGGGGACAGAAGACACTGACGGGCAGGGCGTACAGCAGCGCATCCTCGACGCCTGGAAGCGCCGCCATACGGGCGGTGACCCGAACAAGCCGACACTGATGATGGTTGGCGGCTACGCGGGCAGCGGAAAATCGGAGTTCGCCCGCTTCATATCCCAGCTCACGGGCTGGCCCGTCCTCGACAAGGACCCCATCACGCGCCCGCTCGTCGAGCGTCTCCTTGTGGAGATGGGCAGTGAGCCGAACGACCGGCACACCGACCTCTACCGGGAAAAAGTTCGCCCGCTGGAATACCAGTGCCTGCTGGAGACCGCGTACGCGAACGTCGATTGCTTGATCAGCACCGTCCTCTCCGCCCCGTTCATTGCCGAGGCTACCGATCCTCGGTGGATGCGGCGCCTGATCAACCGCTGCGAAGCACGGGGTGTCACGGTCGTTGTCGTCTGGATCCAGTGCGACCTCGACACGATGCATGAGTACATCAGCTTCCGGTCCGCTGCACGGGACAGCTGGAAACTCCAGAACTGGGATGCATACGCCGCAGGGATCGATCTCGAACTGCGACCTGTCGTAACGCACTTGGTTGTCGACAACCGGCTCGGCGCCGCAATTTCCCTCACGGACCAGGTGCGCCAGGTCTTCGGGACGGTGTTCCAGTGA
- a CDS encoding DUF2304 domain-containing protein, with amino-acid sequence MGSRRANAVVCALFGLYLAGTQNIGPFAKDVTASVAHLLSGLRL; translated from the coding sequence GTGGGCTCAAGGCGGGCCAACGCTGTGGTGTGTGCGCTCTTCGGCCTCTATCTCGCCGGAACCCAGAACATCGGCCCGTTCGCGAAGGACGTCACGGCGTCGGTCGCGCACCTGCTGTCGGGGCTGAGGCTGTGA
- a CDS encoding HAD-IA family hydrolase → MQRESQERTLLLDACGVVLGEPMEPLFRAVAASSGLSPAAVAQLFRQRFRDDLWAGRMEETSFWTSLATACGLESVPAVWRTVVDQSMRAMPVVCRLPSWGQHARLVLISNHRHEWLVPRLEALALASHFSDVWISSITGVVKPDQAAYDRLLGGTDLAQTLYVDDKPANVAAARSLGVRSLLADADGRWSKEVDAWLGC, encoded by the coding sequence TTGCAACGCGAATCGCAGGAGCGGACGCTGTTGCTGGACGCCTGCGGAGTCGTGCTGGGTGAACCCATGGAACCGTTGTTCCGTGCCGTCGCCGCTTCGAGCGGTCTGAGCCCCGCTGCGGTCGCCCAGCTGTTCAGACAGCGGTTCCGCGACGATCTGTGGGCCGGCCGGATGGAGGAGACGTCTTTCTGGACCTCCCTGGCCACGGCCTGCGGGCTGGAGAGCGTCCCAGCAGTGTGGCGTACGGTCGTCGACCAGTCCATGCGGGCCATGCCTGTGGTCTGCCGGCTCCCGTCCTGGGGACAGCACGCCCGACTGGTCCTGATCTCCAACCATCGGCACGAGTGGCTCGTACCGCGGCTGGAGGCTCTGGCCCTGGCCAGCCATTTCTCAGATGTGTGGATCTCCAGCATCACGGGAGTGGTCAAGCCGGACCAGGCGGCGTACGACCGGCTGCTCGGCGGCACTGACCTGGCCCAGACCCTCTACGTGGACGACAAGCCGGCGAACGTCGCTGCCGCCAGGTCGCTTGGTGTCAGGAGCCTGCTGGCCGATGCCGACGGCCGATGGTCGAAGGAGGTGGACGCGTGGCTGGGATGCTGA
- a CDS encoding aminotransferase class I/II-fold pyridoxal phosphate-dependent enzyme: MTMTLAAWHAACNRQTAALEEHRSRQFGLRPVVGSDVGARETGKPVLPGEVWATQAFRSSQPLLHSVASPIRVGFAGRRLHLGHLGLARTAAQMADAGAPLLLFDASVDSTSLLDGFRTAVCHYAEASVSDQLIEYGPDLRRWQHRALSGLRLDRMRRLYGWDSSTPASALTDLEAMISFFLYTPAGMEGGGVALVDAMQAPHSALLPQAARAVDAKVPELFYRRLFPSLRREGERGSVREPSSVVFADDDEATVRRKFLRSRTGGRASAEEQRALGGDATRCSAFAMIELLCPPETAQRALDGCLSGRSCGDCKAEHVTEVVSGLCAATGTPLRAGTSSQVGPAVSRVASGLYRPPPREAADLEAAIAERSGVQPDQVVVGHGSTEVMDWLFRIQARSGGKVVATEPTFELYQELAERHHLRYAAAPWDPRTFSHDAAALVRLADRDTALCVIDVPHSVSGAVGQVTELLDRLFEALPDDAVILLDLVYADFMQTSIEPASLLLSRYPRTVLFGSMSKAHCLLGARVGYALAATPLADRLRSQRLPYTMDSLALAAAHSALMDDQSRQRTVQASHEARARLTATLQHLGIAYVQTEANFLLMNLGTRFAPVARRLRDGGTPFRDGRRWSMPGWMQIHLIDVPFVERLIEALRQDTTGENGTSSHRPWLFHKEIEGPSVP; encoded by the coding sequence ATGACCATGACCCTGGCGGCGTGGCACGCGGCATGCAACCGGCAGACCGCCGCGCTCGAAGAGCACCGCTCACGCCAGTTCGGTCTCCGGCCGGTCGTCGGCTCCGATGTCGGGGCGCGGGAGACAGGAAAGCCGGTGCTTCCTGGCGAGGTCTGGGCGACCCAGGCGTTCCGTAGCTCGCAACCGCTTCTCCACTCGGTCGCCTCTCCGATCCGCGTGGGTTTCGCCGGCCGGCGCCTGCACCTGGGCCACCTCGGGCTGGCACGCACCGCAGCTCAGATGGCCGACGCTGGCGCGCCACTTCTTCTGTTCGACGCCTCGGTCGATTCCACGTCCCTCCTCGACGGCTTCCGCACCGCGGTCTGTCACTACGCGGAAGCCTCGGTATCCGACCAGCTCATCGAGTACGGCCCCGACCTACGGCGGTGGCAGCACCGGGCGCTGTCCGGGCTGCGGCTGGACCGGATGCGCCGCCTCTACGGCTGGGACAGCAGTACACCGGCGAGTGCACTGACCGACCTGGAAGCCATGATCAGCTTCTTCCTCTATACCCCGGCGGGGATGGAGGGGGGAGGCGTCGCCCTGGTCGACGCCATGCAAGCACCGCACTCGGCACTACTTCCCCAGGCCGCACGGGCTGTCGACGCCAAGGTTCCAGAACTGTTCTACCGCCGGCTCTTCCCAAGCCTTCGGCGGGAAGGTGAGCGGGGCAGCGTCCGCGAGCCGTCCTCCGTGGTCTTCGCGGACGACGACGAGGCGACGGTCCGCCGTAAGTTCCTGCGCTCACGGACCGGTGGCCGGGCGAGCGCCGAAGAGCAGCGCGCCCTCGGTGGAGACGCGACGCGATGCTCGGCGTTCGCCATGATCGAGCTGCTGTGCCCACCGGAGACCGCCCAGCGGGCGCTGGACGGTTGCCTGTCGGGTCGGAGCTGCGGGGACTGCAAGGCCGAGCATGTGACGGAAGTGGTCTCCGGGCTCTGCGCCGCCACCGGGACGCCCCTACGCGCGGGCACCTCCTCGCAGGTGGGCCCCGCCGTCAGCCGGGTCGCCAGCGGACTGTACCGCCCGCCACCTCGCGAAGCAGCCGACCTGGAGGCTGCCATCGCAGAACGCTCCGGCGTGCAGCCCGACCAGGTTGTGGTGGGCCACGGCTCCACGGAGGTCATGGACTGGCTTTTCCGCATCCAAGCCCGCTCCGGTGGAAAGGTGGTCGCTACCGAGCCGACTTTCGAGCTGTACCAAGAACTCGCCGAGCGCCACCACCTCCGCTACGCGGCTGCTCCATGGGATCCGCGCACCTTCAGCCATGACGCAGCGGCCTTGGTCCGTCTGGCCGACCGGGACACAGCACTGTGCGTCATCGACGTCCCGCACTCCGTTTCCGGAGCCGTCGGCCAGGTCACCGAACTGCTCGACCGCCTCTTCGAGGCTCTGCCTGATGACGCCGTAATACTGCTCGACCTCGTCTACGCCGACTTCATGCAGACATCCATCGAACCGGCCTCGCTGCTGCTCAGCCGATATCCGCGTACCGTGCTGTTCGGGTCGATGTCCAAGGCTCACTGCCTGCTCGGCGCCAGAGTCGGGTACGCACTCGCAGCTACCCCCTTGGCTGATCGGCTGCGCTCCCAGCGGCTGCCCTACACGATGGACTCGCTGGCGCTCGCCGCGGCTCACAGCGCGCTGATGGACGACCAGTCCCGACAGCGGACCGTACAGGCCAGCCACGAAGCCCGGGCACGGCTCACGGCAACCCTCCAGCACCTCGGCATCGCGTACGTGCAGACCGAGGCGAACTTCCTCCTGATGAATCTCGGCACTCGCTTCGCCCCGGTCGCCCGCCGCCTGCGGGACGGTGGGACGCCGTTCCGAGACGGCCGGCGCTGGTCAATGCCCGGCTGGATGCAGATCCATCTGATCGACGTGCCGTTCGTCGAACGCCTTATCGAGGCACTGCGGCAGGACACAACCGGCGAGAATGGGACCTCATCTCACCGTCCGTGGTTGTTCCACAAGGAAATTGAAGGGCCATCAGTTCCATGA
- the trpS gene encoding tryptophan--tRNA ligase — protein sequence MLTGDRPTGKLHLGHYVGSIANRVQLQHKYETFLIIADLHMLTTKNTREDIAKVSTNARDMVLDSLAAGIDPTRATFYLQSAIPEVTELNALFQNLVTVPRLERVPSLKDMARDAGKEEMPYGLLGYPVLQAADILCVKAHVVPVGKDNHAHVEVTREIARRFNYLYGETFPVPELVESEVPTLVGTDGQGKMSKSIGNVIYLSDSADDVRKRVAGMYTDPNRIRADIPGTVEGNPVFIYHDVFNDNPAEVADLKERYRAGKVGDVEVKDKLAAAINRFLDPMRERRARYEEQSGLIDEIIVDGTERTRREVQQVVFEARKAMGLTAAYNQLRRKAERARKSRENTAP from the coding sequence ATGCTAACTGGAGACCGACCCACCGGAAAGCTGCACCTCGGCCACTACGTGGGCAGCATCGCCAACCGGGTGCAGCTCCAGCACAAGTACGAGACCTTCCTGATCATCGCCGACCTCCACATGCTCACCACCAAGAACACCCGGGAGGACATCGCCAAGGTCTCCACCAACGCCCGGGACATGGTCCTGGACTCCCTCGCAGCCGGCATTGACCCGACCCGGGCGACCTTCTACCTGCAGTCGGCCATCCCCGAGGTCACCGAGCTCAACGCCCTGTTCCAGAACCTGGTGACCGTGCCGCGCCTGGAACGCGTGCCCAGCCTGAAGGACATGGCTCGGGACGCGGGCAAGGAAGAGATGCCGTACGGCCTGCTCGGCTACCCCGTGCTCCAGGCCGCCGACATCCTCTGCGTCAAGGCGCACGTCGTTCCCGTCGGCAAAGACAACCACGCCCACGTGGAGGTCACCCGGGAAATCGCCCGCCGGTTCAACTACCTCTACGGGGAGACCTTCCCCGTCCCCGAACTCGTCGAGAGCGAGGTGCCCACCCTGGTGGGCACCGACGGCCAGGGCAAGATGAGCAAGTCCATCGGCAACGTCATCTACCTCTCCGACAGCGCCGACGACGTCCGCAAGCGGGTCGCCGGCATGTACACCGACCCCAACCGGATCCGCGCCGACATTCCCGGCACCGTGGAAGGCAACCCCGTCTTCATCTACCACGACGTCTTCAACGACAACCCCGCCGAGGTCGCCGACCTCAAGGAACGCTACCGAGCGGGCAAGGTCGGCGACGTAGAGGTCAAGGACAAACTGGCCGCCGCCATCAACCGCTTCCTCGACCCCATGCGGGAGCGCCGCGCACGCTACGAGGAACAGAGCGGCCTCATCGACGAAATCATCGTCGACGGCACCGAACGCACCCGCCGCGAAGTGCAGCAGGTCGTCTTTGAAGCCCGCAAGGCGATGGGCCTGACCGCCGCCTACAACCAGCTGCGCCGCAAGGCCGAGCGAGCCCGCAAGAGCAGGGAAAACACAGCCCCCTGA
- a CDS encoding phosphotransferase, with amino-acid sequence MPSGTSVRERPLSSRTAHTVRIVRTGSSGALVRIIQRPDGTLMAVKTARNPRVPATQQARARDTIAPYFGTRLPEVLFAGHHHGNDTLITRCPSVTTLADAALRSGPTTQAATAWTEVTEALCRVWLQSARPGFEPAQATRKHTLRLERARHGLHHAAHHLRLPIDGQHHIIVNGTDHGSLDRVLHRLASLRPPTIHVACHGDPQPRNVLIDHANQWHLVDWEWSGHHQDWRMMTSHLVGWWYVESLLAGTDGRLTPTRSALALNYSTPPPASLSRWAAPAVRAFQRMSRPAELEQDLGALAVHTAMLLLREIPKVIADGRHQLFAPLLGEAARILDSAYADRPHPLLEPFTHPQQTDGSPL; translated from the coding sequence ATGCCTTCTGGTACCTCGGTGCGGGAGCGACCCTTAAGCTCCCGCACCGCCCACACCGTCCGCATCGTCCGCACCGGCTCCTCGGGAGCCCTCGTCCGCATCATCCAACGACCCGACGGCACGCTCATGGCCGTCAAGACCGCCCGCAACCCGCGAGTGCCCGCCACCCAGCAGGCCCGCGCCCGGGACACCATCGCCCCCTACTTCGGCACCAGACTCCCTGAGGTGCTCTTCGCCGGTCACCACCACGGCAACGACACCCTGATCACCCGCTGCCCCTCGGTAACCACCCTGGCGGACGCCGCCCTCCGCTCCGGGCCCACCACCCAGGCAGCCACGGCATGGACCGAGGTGACCGAGGCACTCTGCCGAGTGTGGCTCCAGTCCGCACGGCCCGGCTTCGAACCCGCCCAGGCCACCAGAAAACACACACTGCGACTGGAACGCGCCCGCCACGGCTTACACCACGCCGCGCACCACCTGCGACTGCCGATCGACGGCCAGCATCACATCATCGTCAATGGCACGGACCACGGATCCCTGGACCGGGTGCTACATCGGCTGGCATCCCTCCGACCCCCCACTATTCACGTCGCCTGCCACGGAGACCCCCAGCCCCGCAACGTCCTGATCGACCACGCGAACCAGTGGCACCTGGTCGACTGGGAGTGGTCCGGCCACCACCAGGACTGGCGCATGATGACAAGCCACCTCGTCGGCTGGTGGTACGTCGAGAGCCTCCTGGCCGGCACAGACGGCCGCCTCACTCCTACACGCTCCGCACTTGCTCTCAACTACAGCACTCCACCCCCCGCCAGCCTCTCTAGGTGGGCCGCCCCGGCCGTGCGCGCCTTCCAGAGGATGAGTCGGCCCGCCGAACTCGAACAGGACCTCGGCGCGCTCGCTGTCCACACCGCGATGCTCCTGCTCCGGGAAATACCCAAGGTCATCGCGGACGGAAGACACCAGCTGTTCGCTCCGCTCCTGGGCGAGGCAGCCCGGATCCTCGACTCCGCGTACGCCGACCGTCCACACCCGCTGCTGGAGCCCTTCACGCATCCACAGCAGACCGACGGGAGCCCGCTGTGA
- a CDS encoding LLM class flavin-dependent oxidoreductase, with protein sequence MITIGLALPHYDGFFPTPGVTGAHRTRKALAYAQRAEQAGLHQVWVSDHLWLDVATQDRRRSPDCWTLLAAIAATTRRIRLGSLVTPAPLREPELLVHQIATVADLAGERLDIGLGAGWNAAEFAAAGRQFPATADRLASVERTTALIRTEVGPMAPRVWVGGKRSGILGVAARIADGWNLAWNPTSDDYRRCLARLNAAQPSAWRSTVPLLRSIGLTTVIGTDEADLHQRWTRLRRWVPGGHLDGLSFDAWRSQGLIGTPDEVHNRLTAWASLGVDHIVCALGMPFGLFDDEQIDLLAAAACRPGATTTAKPLSQEATT encoded by the coding sequence GTGATCACGATCGGCCTGGCACTGCCCCACTACGACGGCTTCTTCCCCACCCCAGGAGTCACCGGAGCACACCGGACGCGCAAAGCACTGGCCTACGCGCAAAGAGCCGAGCAGGCCGGACTGCACCAGGTCTGGGTATCGGACCATCTCTGGCTCGATGTCGCCACTCAGGACCGTCGCCGCTCTCCGGACTGCTGGACTCTGCTGGCCGCGATCGCCGCGACCACCCGCCGCATCCGGCTCGGATCCCTGGTCACTCCCGCGCCGCTGCGCGAACCCGAACTGCTGGTCCATCAGATCGCCACAGTCGCCGATCTCGCCGGAGAACGCCTCGACATCGGCCTCGGAGCCGGCTGGAACGCTGCCGAATTCGCGGCGGCAGGCCGTCAGTTCCCCGCAACCGCCGACCGGCTTGCCAGCGTGGAACGGACCACCGCGCTGATCCGCACCGAGGTGGGTCCTATGGCACCGCGGGTCTGGGTCGGGGGCAAACGCAGCGGCATTCTGGGCGTCGCCGCCCGCATCGCCGATGGCTGGAACCTGGCCTGGAACCCCACCTCTGACGACTACCGACGGTGCCTCGCCCGACTGAACGCAGCACAGCCGTCGGCTTGGAGGAGCACAGTGCCGCTCCTCCGCTCCATCGGGCTCACCACCGTCATCGGAACCGACGAAGCCGATCTCCACCAGCGTTGGACCAGGCTGCGCCGCTGGGTTCCCGGCGGCCACCTTGACGGGCTGAGCTTCGACGCGTGGCGCAGCCAGGGGCTGATCGGCACTCCGGACGAGGTGCACAACCGGCTCACCGCATGGGCGAGCCTCGGCGTCGACCACATCGTGTGCGCCCTCGGCATGCCCTTCGGCCTGTTCGACGACGAGCAGATCGACCTGCTCGCAGCCGCAGCGTGCCGGCCCGGAGCCACTACCACCGCGAAGCCACTCTCCCAGGAGGCAACAACATGA
- a CDS encoding TylF/MycF/NovP-related O-methyltransferase has product MIKLPDPAAAFQHEQDFLLSCGPSRIGKMLALYDIYQRTRRVPGAIVECGVFRGGSFTMWAMLRHLLESEHTRSLIGFDTFGEFPRTPAAPDQRIVDHIQQVAGLDCIGADQLVETLSRRGRGLEANTTLVPGDVCETVPKYVADHPELAISLLMIDTDLYEPAVTCLTELVPLVSPGGIVIVDNYGVFPGETQAFREYLAAHPDTRLEQPAHTGHLMHFSPSVAAALPNQLAPAVQSASDSEVRPSRVGR; this is encoded by the coding sequence ATGATCAAACTTCCCGACCCGGCCGCAGCATTCCAGCACGAACAGGACTTTCTCCTGAGCTGCGGCCCCAGCCGCATCGGCAAGATGCTCGCGCTCTACGACATCTACCAGCGGACCCGCCGGGTCCCCGGTGCGATCGTCGAATGCGGCGTCTTCCGCGGGGGATCCTTCACCATGTGGGCGATGCTGCGGCACCTGCTGGAGTCCGAGCACACCCGATCCCTCATCGGCTTCGACACATTCGGGGAGTTCCCCCGTACCCCTGCCGCTCCCGACCAACGCATCGTCGACCACATCCAGCAGGTCGCCGGCCTCGACTGCATCGGAGCAGACCAGCTCGTTGAGACCCTGAGCCGACGCGGTCGCGGGCTTGAAGCGAACACGACGCTGGTCCCAGGCGACGTCTGCGAGACGGTCCCGAAGTACGTCGCCGACCATCCCGAACTCGCCATCTCACTGCTCATGATCGACACTGACCTCTACGAGCCAGCCGTCACCTGCCTCACCGAACTCGTTCCCCTGGTGTCCCCGGGCGGCATTGTGATCGTGGACAACTACGGGGTCTTTCCCGGCGAGACCCAGGCGTTCCGCGAGTACCTGGCAGCCCATCCGGACACACGCCTGGAGCAGCCCGCCCACACCGGGCACCTCATGCACTTCTCCCCGTCCGTAGCAGCCGCTCTACCGAACCAGCTGGCCCCCGCAGTTCAATCTGCCTCGGATTCGGAAGTGAGGCCCAGCCGAGTCGGTCGGTAG
- a CDS encoding DUF317 domain-containing protein, which translates to MVAASPGPGFSTTIEALRLREWLLGPGQATLVMDQFSADDFHMVVDDRADVHVSSKDGRFYLGWFPLGRPGTDGEGWKIAVTGTAKVRGYQMSFDTETPADIVAATVARVLETSQQG; encoded by the coding sequence ATGGTTGCGGCATCCCCGGGTCCCGGATTCTCTACGACGATCGAGGCCCTGCGGTTGCGTGAGTGGCTGCTCGGCCCGGGCCAGGCCACGCTCGTGATGGATCAGTTCTCCGCCGACGATTTCCACATGGTTGTGGACGACCGCGCGGATGTGCACGTCAGTTCGAAGGATGGGCGCTTCTACCTTGGATGGTTCCCGCTGGGGCGTCCTGGGACCGACGGAGAGGGTTGGAAGATCGCCGTTACCGGTACGGCCAAGGTGCGCGGCTACCAGATGTCCTTCGACACCGAGACGCCGGCCGATATCGTCGCCGCCACCGTCGCTCGCGTGCTCGAGACATCCCAGCAGGGCTGA